The following are encoded in a window of Peromyscus leucopus breed LL Stock chromosome X, UCI_PerLeu_2.1, whole genome shotgun sequence genomic DNA:
- the LOC114688599 gene encoding LOW QUALITY PROTEIN: trifunctional enzyme subunit beta, mitochondrial-like (The sequence of the model RefSeq protein was modified relative to this genomic sequence to represent the inferred CDS: inserted 1 base in 1 codon) encodes MTTILTSTFKNLSTTSKWALRFSIRPLSCSQLQSAPAVQTKSKKNLAKPNMKNIVVVEGVRIPFLLSGISYKDLMPHDLARAVLLGLLHWSNVPRDVVDYIIFGTVIQEVKTSNVAREAALGAGFSDKTPAHTVTMACISSNXAMTTAVGLIASGQCDVVVAGCVELMSNVPIRHSRKMRKMMLDLNKAKNLGQRLSLLSKFRLNFSSPELPAVAEFSTNETMGHSADRLGAAFAVSRMEQHEYALRFHSLAKKTQDEGHLPDIVPFKVPEKDTVTKDNGICPSSLEQMAKLKPVFIKPYGTVTAANSSLLSNGASAMLIMSEEKALAMGYKAKDPKDQLLLGSTYATPKVLEKAGLTLNYIDAFEFHEAFSGQILANFKAMDSDWFAQNYMGRKIKVGSPLLEKFNIWGGSLSLGHPFGATGCRLVMAATNRLRKDRGQYALVAACAAGGQGHAMIGEAYLKRLL; translated from the exons ATGACTACCATCTTGACTTCCACTTTTAAAAACCTTTCTACTACATCAAAATGGGCCC tcAGATTTTCTATAAGACCTCTGAGCTGTTCCCAGTTACAATCTGCCCCAGCTGTCCAGACCAAGTCAAAGAAGAACTTAGCAAAACCCAATATGAAGAATATCGTGGTGGTGGAAGGTGTCCGCATTCCATTTCTGCTGTCAGGCATTTCCTATAAAGACCTAATGCCACATGACTTGGCTAGAGCTGTACTTTTGGGTTTGTTGCATTGGTCCAATGTTCCAAGGGATGTTGTTGATTATATCATCTTTGGTACAGTTATTCAAGAAGTAAAAACAAGCAATGTGGCTAGAGAGGCTGCCCTTGGAGCTGGCTTCTCTGACAAGACTCCCGCTCACACTGTCACCATGGCTTGTATCTCTTCAA AAGCTATGACTACAGCTGTTGGTCTGATAGCTTCTGGCCAGTGTGACGTCGTTGTGGCTGGTTGTGTTGAGTTAATGTCTAATGTCCCTATTCGTCATtcaagaaaaatgaggaaaatgatgCTTGACCTCAACAAAGCCAAGAATCTGGGCCAGCGCCTGTCCTTGCTCTCTAAATTCAGATTGAATTTCTCATCTCCTGAGCTCCCCGCAGTGGCTGAGTTCTCCACTAATGAGACCATGGGCCACTCTGCAGACCGACTGGGTGCTGCCTTTGCTGTTTCTAGAATGGAACAGCATGAATATGCACTGCGTTTTCATAGTCTGGCCAAGAAGACACAGGATGAAGGACATCTTCCTGATATTGTACCCTTCAAAGTACCAGAAAAGGACACAGTTACCAAAGATAATGGAATCTGTCCTTCCTCACTGGAGCAAATGGCCAAACTAAAACCTGTGTTCATCAAACCCTATGGGACAGTGACAGCTGCAAATTCTTCCTTGCTGAGTAATGGGGCTTCTGCGATGCTGATCATGTCAGAGGAAAAAGCTCTGGCCATGGGTTATAAGGCAaag GATCCAAAAGATCAGCTTTTACTTGGATCAACATATGCTACTCCAAAAGTTCTAGAAAAGGCAGGATTAACCCTGAACTATATTGATGCTTTTGAATTTCATGAAGCCTTCTCAGGTCAGATTTTGGCTAACTTTAAAGCCATGGATTCTGACTGGTTTGCACAAAACTACATGGGCAGGAAAATTAAGGTCGGATCACCTCTGTTGGAGAAGTTTAATATCTGGGGTGGATCACTGTCTCTGGGACACCCTTTTGGAGCCACAGGCTGTCGGTTGGTCATGGCAGCCACCAACAgactgaggaaggacagaggccAGTATGCTTTAGTGGCTGCCTGTGCAGCTGGAGGACAGGGTCATGCTATGATAGGGGAAGCTTATCTAAAGCGATTGCTCTAA